The following coding sequences are from one Triticum aestivum cultivar Chinese Spring chromosome 5A, IWGSC CS RefSeq v2.1, whole genome shotgun sequence window:
- the LOC123101409 gene encoding putative cyclin-dependent kinase F-2: protein MAIKRVFPGDHPDFKVDMSGGAPRLTFCNRARYWSSTDYQETRALGVGAYGGVVEARHLTNGWTVAVKKPLPCVHEGAGIACGCADARTLHEAAFLAACHRHRAIVELRALSLDPFARKLSVVMECVGPNLHDVLHEHRRGRPFPKADVRCIMEQLLGAAKHMHGLRIIHRDIKPGNILVGADGISSVKICDLGLAVSMSEPAPYGQHGTRRYMAPEMLLGKTDYDATVDMWSLGCVMAELLSGKPLFDGDDDAQQLLAIFRVLGVPLFTTWPDYESLPLAGKLVTPPHVISRNKLREHFPEDLLSKEGFEVLKGLLSCNVDKRLSATTALRRPWFANVTNDLYCVDHKCA from the coding sequence ATGGCCATCAAGCGCGTCTTTCCCGGCGACCACCCCGACTTCAAGGTGGACATGAGCGGCGGCGCCCCGAGGCTCACCTTCTGCAACAGGGCGCGCTACTGGAGCTCCACCGACTACCAGGAGACGCGCGCGCTCGGCGTGGGCGCCTACGGCGGCGTCGTGGAGGCGCGCCACCTCACCAACGGCTGGACCGTCGCCGTCAAGAAACCGCTCCCCTGCGTGCACGAGGGCGCCGGCATCGCGTGCGGCTGCGCCGACGCCCGTACGCTGCACGAGGCGGCGTTCCTCGCCGCGTGCCACCGCCACCGCGCCATCGTCGAGCTCCGGGCGCTCTCGCTCGACCCCTTCGCCCGGAAGCTCTCCGTCGTGATGGAGTGCGTCGGGCCCAACCTGCACGACGTCCTCCACGAGCACCGCCGCGGCCGGCCGTTCCCCAAGGCCGACGTGCGCTGCATCATGGAGCAGCTCCTCGGCGCCGCCAAGCACATGCACGGGCTGCGCATCATCCACCGCGACATCAAGCCGGGGAACATCCTCGTCGGCGCAGACGGCATCAGCAGCGTCAAGATCTGCGACCTAGGGCTCGCGGTGTCCATGTCCGAGCCCGCGCCGTACGGCCAGCACGGCACACGCCGATACATGGCGCCGGAGATGCTCCTCGGCAAGACCGACTACGACGCCACGGTTGATATGTGGTCCCTCGGCTGCGTCATGGCCGAGCTCCTCTCCGGGAAGCCGCTCTTCGACGGGGACGACGACGCCCAACAGCTCCTCGCCATCTTCCGCGTTCTCGGTGTGCCATTGTTCACCACCTGGCCAGACTACGAGTCATTGCCGCTCGCCGGGAAGCTGGTGACGCCGCCGCATGTCATTTCCCGCAACAAGCTCCGTGAGCACTTCCCAGAGGACCTCCTCTCCAAAGAAGGCTTCGAAGTCCTCAAGGGGCTCCTCTCGTGCAACGTCGACAAGAGGTTGTCGGCCACCACCGCGCTCAGGCGACCATGGTTCGCCAACGTTACCAATGATTTGTATTGCGTTGATCACAAATGTGCATGA
- the LOC123107207 gene encoding 30S ribosomal protein S3-like, which yields MGLCASMLQRRTEGRYPEPRRGTARALFVVRSDRRPSNPEALVVRVQDSGRTQLRRHGTGRAESGGRGGCWQQGTDALDRMITRARMPRLPCAGSGTVGVEPDAALRTRQTALRTRQTASAERGAPPGLGVEPDAPLYTRKTTAAADRGGLPGPRWTPPTAPATATPAMTPMGGAPAAPSTPASAAMTPGRPVWQRRILMGMRCELPRFSGLVLYDEHGRPIQVGTPGRRNHRQGKKKTARTSSTTTLRDLL from the exons ATGGGGCTCTGCGCGTCGATGCTGCAGCGGAGGACGGAGGGGCGGTACCCCGAGCCGAGGCGCGGCACGGCGAGGGCGCTGTTCGTCGTCAGAAGCGACCGCCGGCCGTCGAACCCAGAGGCGCTGGTGGTCCGGGTGCAGGACTCCGGTCGGACACAGCTCCGGAGACATGGCACTGGCAGGGCGGAGAGTGGAGGACGCGGGGGGTGCTGGCAGCAAGGCACGGACGCGCTGGACAGGATGATCACTCGCGCTCGGATGCCCCGGCTGCCTTGCGCGGGCAGCGGGACCGTCGGGGTCGAGCCGGACGCGGCGTTGCGCACGCGTCAGACGGCGTTGCGCACGCGTCAGACGGCGTCGGCGGAGCGAGGTGCCCCACCAGGGCTCGGGGTCGAGCCGGACGCGCCGTTGTATACGCgcaagacgacggcggcggcagaccGAGGGGGCCTGCCAGGGCCGCGCTGGACGCCACCAACGGCCCCAGCGACGGCGACGCCGGCCATGACACCCATGGGTGGGGCGCCAGCGGCACCGAGTACGCCGGCCTCGGCAGCCATGACGCCGGGCCGGCCGGTGTGGCAGAGGAGGATACTGATGGGGATGCGGTGCGAGCTGCCGCGGTTCAGCGGGCTCGTGCTGTACGACGAGCACGGCCGGCCCATCCAGGTCGGCACCCCGGGCAGAAGGAACCACCGCCAG GGGAAGAAGAAGACTGCCAGGACATCTTCCACCACAACTCTCAGGGACCTCTTATAG
- the LOC123104102 gene encoding uncharacterized protein has translation MRRPRRAGKPGGGGGCGGKAAPGAEDAEGGPVIAVGGEGDPSVPGIPVAGDGGGEKAPLGTAVAVALKSAEGVPVIAVVSDVEPAVLGVPVAAAAGGGDGGEKAPLGAEVAAAVKGAKGAPVVAVGGEAEAPVQGDPAAPAADRKADAPAAKGVAEKDDEGVRWLKHYSSMQSILVVGDGDFSFSLALATAFGSGEHIVATSLDSYDTLKKKYGNAEANITELKRLDCTVLHGVDAKLMKLYPSLKMRRFDRIVFNFPHAGFNGKEDNPLVINLHKQLVNGFFANAQHLLRPFGEIHLSHKTGYPYDAWDIEQLANESCLIMFAKDIFCKEEYPGYNQKRGDGAKCDQSFALGPCYTFKFCIGDVKKLKKARGNVGSVSSLGGSKFYPGILATDTRPFDLHPLAPAWPRPHFPPANRVDMPIMFDPYPFGGPPMERPGLPLNFYGPERAPYFHHQDMIQPLCRGPPLHVLPNQGSFHPPMDMIQPLCRGPPLHVLPSQGGEFHPPMPRLVHPEQPWHQERPPVVPPWRSNDYYSGEYQRSLQREYEIERQLMPGGASLGYSDFLENRYRESDQRRGRLEMLIQFYGGR, from the exons atgCGGCGGCCACGCCGAGCGGGGAAgcccgggggcggcggcgggtgcgggggGAAGGCGGCGCCGGGGGCCGAGGATGCTGAAGGGGGCCCCGTGATCGCCGTCGGCGGGGAGGGCGACCCGTCGGTGCCAGGGATCCCGGTGGCTGGGGATGGCGGCGGGGAGAAGGCGCCGCTGGGGACGGCCGTCGCGGTTGCCCTGAAGAGCGCCGAGGGGGTGCCGGTGATCGCCGTCGTCAGTGATGTGGAGCCGGCGGTGCTAGGGGTTCCGGTGGCCGCGGCGGCTGGGGGCGGTGACGGCGGGGAGAAGGCGCCACTGGGGGCGGAGGTCGCGGCGGCCGTGAAGGGCGCCAAGGGGGCGCCGGTGGTCGCCGTCGGCGGGGAGGCCGAGGCCCCCGTGCAAGGGGATCCGGCGGCCCCCGCCGCTGATCGGAAGGCCGATGCGCCAGCGGCGAAAGGAGTGGCGGAGAAGGATGACGAGGGGGTGAGGTGGCTCAAGCACTACTCGTCGATGCAGAGCATACTCGTCGTCGGCGACGGGGATTTCTCCTTCTCGCTGGCGCTCGCCACCGCGTTCGGCTCCGGCGAGCACATCGTCGCCACGTCCCTCGACTCCTACG ACACTTTAAAGAAGAAGTATGGCAATGCTGAGGCAAACATAACAGAGCTGAAAAGGTTGGACTGTACAGTTTTGCATGGTGTTGATGCAAAACTGATGAAGCTTTACCCTTCTCTGAAGATGAGACGGTTCGATCGGATCGTCTTTAATTTTCCTCATGCTGGGTTCAACGGAAAAGAGGATAACCCGCTAGTCATCAA CTTGCATAAGCAGCTGGTAAATGGGTTTTTTGCCAATGCACAACACCTGCTTCGGCCCTTTGGTGAAATCCACCTTAGCCACAAGACAGGATATCCTTACGACGCATGGGATATCGAGCAACTAGCCAATGAGTCTTGTCTTATTATGTTTGCTAAAGATATTTTCTGCAAAGAGGAGTACCCTGGTTATAACCAAAAGAGAGGAGATGGTGCAAAGTGCGATCAATCTTTTGCTCTAGGTCCTTGCTACACGTTTAAGTTCTGCATCGGAGACGTAAAGAAACTGAAGAAAGCACGTGGAAACGTTGGTTCAGTCTCATCCCTTGGAGGCAGCAAATTCTATCCTGGCATCTTAGCAACTGACACGAGGCCATTTGATTTGCATCCACTTGCTCCAGCATGGCCTCGGCCACACTTTCCTCCAGCCAACAGAGTTGACATGCCAATCATGTTTGATCCTTACCCCTTTGGAGGTCCTCCAATGGAACGTCCAGGTTTGCCACTCAACTTCTATGGCCCAGAGAGAGCTCCTTACTTTCATCACCAGGACATGATCCAGCCACTGTGCAGAGGGCCACCGCTGCATGTTTTGCCCAACCAAGGCAGCTTTCATCCACCAATGGACATGATCCAGCCACTGTGCAGAGGGCCACCGCTGCATGTTTTGCCCAGCCAAGGCGGCGAGTTTCATCCACCAATGCCCCGCCTCGTGCATCCAGAGCAGCCTTGGCACCAAGAGAGGCCTCCAGTTGTGCCACCATGGAGAAGCAACGACTACTACTCAGGAGAATACCAGAGGAGTCTGCAGCGGGAGTATGAGATTGAGAGGCAACTGATGCCTGGAGGAGCCAGCCTGGGTTACTCTGATTTCCTTGAGAATCGCTACAGGGAGTCGGATCAGAGGCGGGGGAGGCTGGAAATGCTGATTCAGTTCTACGGTGGGCGGTGA